GCCGCTCCACCAGCACGAAGGCGATGGTGAAAGCCGCGCCGATGGCTAGCAGCACCAGCACCTCCGGCCGTAGCCAGCCAAGGGATCCCCCGAGTGAGATCCCGAGCAGGCCTGATGTGACGGCCACCGTCATCGTCGAGATCCCGGCGTGGTCGATCGTGCCGTTCACGTCGGCCTCGGGCACCTTGAGGTGTCGCAGGATGATGATCAGCGCGGTCAGGCCGACCGGCATGGAGATGTAGAACAGCCACCGCCAGCTGTAGGCGTCGGTGATCCAGCCACCGATCAGCGGTCCTGCGGCCTGTGAGGCTCCCATCACCGCACCCATGTAACCCTGGTATTTGCCACGCTGCCTGGGCGGGATGATGGCCCCAAGAATGGTCTGCGACAGCGGCAGCAGGATACCCATCCCGGCTCCCTGGATGGCGCGGGAGAAGATCAGGAAGGGGAAGTTCATCGCCATGCCGGACAGCGCGGACCCGGCGAGGAACAGTCCCAGCCCGAGGATGTAGAAGCGCCGGCGCCCGAAGATGTCGGACAGCTTCCCGCTGACCGGCGTGATGACCGCCGAGACCAGCATCACGATCGTCGAGAGCCAGGAATACCAGGCCAGACCGCCGAGGTCCGCGACGATCCGTGGGATGGCGGGGGAGACGATGGTCTGGCTGATCGACGCGGTGAACATCCCCACCACAAGTCCCGCATATGCCCATCTGACGGCGTGGAAGTCGAAACTGGCTGATGGATTCCCGGTTACCTGGCCCACGCCTTCGCTCATGAGGCCGAAGGTACACCTCACCTGGCGGCGTGATCTGGAAGGCCGGGCTGTTGAATCAGGGCAATAGCCTGGGGTGGGCATGAAGTTTTGAGGAAGGAGCCTTTGATGTCGCGCATCGTCATCGTCGGTGGCCATGGGAAGGTCGCCCTGCTGCTCGCGCCGCTTCTTACGGGGCGTGGCGACCAGGTGGTCTCCCTGATCCGCGACCCAGCCCAGAGCGGCGACGTCACCGCTGCGGGAGCCGAGCCCCTGGTGTTGAGCGTTGAGGAGGCCGGGCTGGGGGATCTCACCCAGGCCTTCGAGGGCGCTGATGCTGTGGTGTGGTCGGCGGGTGCTGGCGGCAAGGGCGGACCGGAGCGGACCGACGCCATCGACCGGGTCGCCGCCATTCGCAGCATGGAGGCGGCAGCGGCCGCGGGGGCCCGGCGCTATGTGATGGTCTCGTTCATCGGCTCCCATGGGGAGATCGCCGAGGATCACCCGCTTCTCGCCTACGCGCTGGCCAAACTCGCTGCCGATCGCCACCTCCAGACCACGGACTTGGACTGGACGATCCTCGGTCCCGGTCTCCTCACTCTCGACGAGCCCACCGGGAGGATCACGCTGGGGCGTTCAGTGGATGGGATGGGCGCGAACTACCCGACTTCTCGCGCCAATGTCGCCGCGGTGATAGCAGCCGCCCTCAGCGATGACAGGACCATCGGCAAGGTCATCCCCTTCTGCGACGGCGACGTGCCCATCGCCGAGGCCCTGGCTGATGTGCCGGCCGAGTTCGCCGACCTTTCCTGAGACGAAGAGACTGAGATCTGCAAGAAAAACTTGGGCTCCCGGCTTTGCTGCCGGGAGCCCAAGTTACTCAGCGGAGGATACGAGATTCGAACTCGTGAGGGCGTGAACCCAACCCGCTTTCCAAGCGAGCGCCATAGGCCTCTAGGCGAATCCTCCGCCGGGAACCATACCCGAGGTCGCGGGCTGGGGCAAACCTGGTGGTATCCCGTGGTTGTCAGTGGTGGAAGCCGGATTGCCTGGCGGCTGAGGGCATGGGGGCGGTCAGGGCGTTGAGATAGCCGACCTCGGTACGCAGGTCCTCCAGGAAGGCTTGCGCGAGGTCGTGGCTGAACCCGTTGCGGACCACGACGCGCTGCACCAGGACGTCAGCCAGGTCATCGGGCAGGGGATAGGTGGGCACCAGCCAGCCTTTCATGCGTAGCCGGTCAGAGAGGTCGTGCAGTTCCCAGCAGCGTCCCGGGCGCTGGGCGAGGCGCCAGGCGAAGACGGGAATGCCGGTGCCGTCGCTGCACAGCTCGAAGTCATCCATCGCTCCGATCTGGTCCGCCAGGAACGTCGCCACCGCCTGCGACGTCTCGTGCACCCGCCGGTACCCGTCGGCCCCCAGCCGTAGGAACAGGTAGTACTGGAGCAGCACCTGCGACCCAGGCCGGGAGAAATTCAACGCGAAGGTCGGCATATCTCCGCCCAGGTAGCTGACGCGGAACACCAGGTCCTCGGGCAGGTCATCGGTGGTGCGCCACACCGCCCAGCCCAGCCCGGGGTAGACCAGTCCATATTTGTGCCCCGACGTGTTGATGGACGCCACCCGCTCCAGCCGGAAGTCCCAGACCAGGTCCGGTTGCAGGAACGGCGCCACCATCGCGCCCGACGCCCCGTCGACGTGGATCTTGACGTCGAGCCCGGTCGTGGCCTGGATGCGGTCCAGGGCGGCCGCTATCTCGGCCACCGGCTCGTAGCGTCCCGTGTAGGTGACCCCCAGGATCGCCACCACGCCGATGGTGTTCTCGTCGACGTAGTTCTCCAGGCTGTGCCCGTCGAGCACTGGGTGTTCCTCACTGACCGGCACGTAGCGCGCTTCGACGTCCCAGTAGTTGCAGAACTTCTCCCAGCACACCTGCACCGCGCTGGACATCACCAGGTTCGGGCGGTCTGTGGGTTTCTCAGCCGCGCGGCGGGCCTGCTGCCAGCGGCGCTTCAGGGCTAGCCCACCGAGCATCGCCGCCTCCGACGATCCGATCGTCGAGGTGCCGATCGCATGTTCCGGGTCGGGGGCATGCCACAGATCGGCGAGCA
The sequence above is drawn from the Arachnia rubra genome and encodes:
- a CDS encoding glutamate decarboxylase, which produces MRPPRPRPTPSNAPSQVKLNPLFARPGEATELPRTRLPQGESLPETAYQIVHDEAMLDGNARLNLATFVGTWMDDHASRLLVESADKNMIDKDEYPRTAEIETRCWQMLADLWHAPDPEHAIGTSTIGSSEAAMLGGLALKRRWQQARRAAEKPTDRPNLVMSSAVQVCWEKFCNYWDVEARYVPVSEEHPVLDGHSLENYVDENTIGVVAILGVTYTGRYEPVAEIAAALDRIQATTGLDVKIHVDGASGAMVAPFLQPDLVWDFRLERVASINTSGHKYGLVYPGLGWAVWRTTDDLPEDLVFRVSYLGGDMPTFALNFSRPGSQVLLQYYLFLRLGADGYRRVHETSQAVATFLADQIGAMDDFELCSDGTGIPVFAWRLAQRPGRCWELHDLSDRLRMKGWLVPTYPLPDDLADVLVQRVVVRNGFSHDLAQAFLEDLRTEVGYLNALTAPMPSAARQSGFHH
- a CDS encoding NAD(P)H-binding protein, which produces MSRIVIVGGHGKVALLLAPLLTGRGDQVVSLIRDPAQSGDVTAAGAEPLVLSVEEAGLGDLTQAFEGADAVVWSAGAGGKGGPERTDAIDRVAAIRSMEAAAAAGARRYVMVSFIGSHGEIAEDHPLLAYALAKLAADRHLQTTDLDWTILGPGLLTLDEPTGRITLGRSVDGMGANYPTSRANVAAVIAAALSDDRTIGKVIPFCDGDVPIAEALADVPAEFADLS